The genomic region gaaataaatggatatggatataaatatggatgaacaaaaattaaatgaataCGAATATAGATATAGCGTCACCCGattcatatccgatccattgtcatcatATGAACTCGTATTAAAAAGATTAGCCCTCGGTACATTTTACAACTCCTATTAACTTGAGCCGTTAGTTGATTGGCAGTTTTGTTATTAAACTACTGTATATCTCAAGTCTCAACCAAATAAAACAccatcctcctcctcctcctcctcccatTCATATGAATCCTGCAGCACTGAAAAACAACTGTATATTAAAAATGGCAACATCATGTAGCACTCCTAAACTCACCACCACTTTATCATCTTCAACACTTCAAACCCTAATTCGCAGACACCACAAATTCACAACCCTAAGTCGTTCACCTTTCATTATCAatccgaaatcatcatcatcatcatcatcatcatcatcatcatcatcatcatcatcatcatgtaattCGCTAAATTATTCAAAACAGCCCTAGGTTTTCTATCTGGTAGTCGGGTACTGAAATCACGTCGGTTTTCTACCAGAGCTGAATCAACGTACGGCGCCGAGCCACGTCACTATGACTTTGATTTGTTTACTATTGGTACTGGTAGTGGTGGCGTTAGGGCTTCACATTTTGCCGCCAATTTTGGTGCGTCAGTAGCTGTTTGTAAGTTCACacatatctatacatatacatatacatatacatatacatatacatatacatatacatatacatatacatatacatatacatatacatattctgaCTTTCATATACAGTGGTGAATGTAAACAATTTATTAATTGTTGATTTTATCGATGCTTTATATTTATTGATGGTGGTATCACAAATCTGTGACTTCTTATTTTTTAATTTTGAGAAAAGAATATTAGACTGATCAGAactgatatttataataaaagtttGTGCTTCGTGGATGTGTACTTAAAAAATTGCTTGTTTATAATTCTGAAATTGAGGAGAGTATCGGTTTTGGATGGTCATATAATTCTGAAACCAACACATGATTGGAGCACTTTAATAACTTTCTTTGCGATGGAAGTTATTTTTGTAACAATTTTTAACAAAGTTGTTAGCACTAACAGCCCCTTCGTTAACTTTCTTCGCAATGTAAGTTATTTTTGTAACAATTTGTTATTAAAATGAACAATCTTAAACAATTATATTAAGGAGAGAAACCTTGTGTTATGGGTCGCTTTCAATCTGTAGTAGAACTCATGATTAGTTAGACGTGTAACACATAATGTAACAGGTGGAAGGAGAGATTACTTACAATGGTCATAAGCTTACTGAATTTGAATCCCGAAGGACTTCAGCTTACATTAGCCAGAACGATGTTCATGTTGGAGAAATGACTGTCAAGGAAACCTTAGAGTTCTCCGCAAGATGTCAAGGGGTCGGAAAAAGATTAGGTAAAATTATATGTATTCGTTTTTCAGTATGTAGGTATGCAACGTTTTctaaattattatatttactatatcttgaaaataataataataaattatagaaATGTTGGAGGAGATTGTGAGAAGAGAGACACAAGCAGGGATTTCAGCAGAATCTGACGTTGATGCTTTCATGAAGGGAACTACTATAGAAGAAGATGCGGGTAGTTTAATTACTTACTATACACTTAGAGTAAGATGGGGCTATTTTATTCAAGTTCTATTAACATTATGATGTATAGTAATATATGTTCCTACACTTGAGAACTTTGCTCAAATTTGTTATTCACATGTTATGGAACAGATATTGGGGCTCGATACGTGTCGTGACACCTTTGTTGGTGATCCTATGATACGAGGAATATCTGGTGGAGAAAAGAAACGAGTGACTACAGGTTTATTATATATTAGTCCACTTTGAAATATATTATAACCAGTGTTCAATATAATTTCAAATTTACTATTTAGAACTTTTTTGTTTTTAATTGTCTAAATATGTAGTTATATAATTTTAACAGGAGAAATGCTTGTTGGGCCAGCTAAAACTCTTTTCATGGATGAGATATCAACAGGTCTAGACAGCTCAACTACATTTCGGATGGTCAAATGTTTGCAACAAATTGTACACATCACTGAGTCAACGATCATGATGTCTCTACTGCAGCCTGCTCCAGAGATATTTGAACTGTTTGATGACATCATACTACTATCAGAGGGTCAGATTGTGTATCAAGGACCACGAGAAAACGCGCTTGAGTTCTTTGAGGGTTGTGGATTTACATGTCCTGAGAGAAAGGGCATTGCTGACTTCTTGCAAGAGgtgaacagtaaaattaatataaaGTTCATATATTTGATATTTTCGGGTATGACTTAAAGGTTGTGTTTCTTGATGTTAGGTTACCTCTCGAAAAGATCAAGAACAATATTGGGCAGATAAAAGTATACCGTATAAATATATCCCAGTCAATGAATTTCAACAACGTTTTAGGAGTTCCTATGTGGGTAAGAAACTAAAGTATGAGTTGGAAATTCCATATGACATGAGTCGAAGCCATAAATCAGCTCTAGTGTTTAAAAAATATTTTGTTTCCAAGTGGGACTTGCTTAAAGTATCGTGGAACAAGGAATGGCTATTGTTGAAGAGAAACATTTATATTCACATTTTTAAGAGCGTACAGTTTTTCATGTTAGCTTTTATTGGGATGACCGTATACTTTAGGACTAGAATGCACACAAGGGATGAACAAGATGGTACACTCTATACAGGAGCACTTTTATATAGCCTAATCGTAAACATGTTTAATGGTTTTGGTGAACTTTCCCTAACCATAGTAAGACTTCCTGTAATTTATAAGCAAAGAGACCTTTTGTTCCACCCACCGTGGGCCTACACACTTCCGACATTTCTACTTCATGTGCCAATATGTTTCATAGAGACTACTGCGTGGATGGTGATACTATATTATGGCGTTGATCTTGCTCCCGAACCTAGCAGGTGAGAAAGTGTTTACACATAATTAGGGATGTAGGTTAATATACATTAAGTACTTGCACAGTTTGGTTACATAACTTTTCACTTATGTTATTTTCGTTCACATAAGTTTTGAACACGAAATCTAGCTGataaaaaatataagttcacaTTATTTGACTTATTAAACATGGTATTTGGGTACTTAACTAATAAAAACTAGTATGAGTACGCGGATAACTGTCCTATTTTTGTTATAACTAAAAGTGATAAAAAAACATTAGAGTAAATTAACTGAACAAAAATTTAAATTACAGTCACCTCTATATGTATTACCCTGGTTACAATTTACTTTTGTTTACTATCACTTACAGATTCTTCAAACACTTCCTGCTGATCTTTTTGATCCAGAATATGGCGGGAGGATTTTTTAGGCTCATCGCTGGAGTATGTAGGACAATGAACATGGCAAATGCCGGTGGAAGCCTTTTAGTCTTGCTTATATttcttttcggttgtttcatccGTCCCAAATCTCAAATTCCTAAAATATTAGAGTGGGCTACTTGGTTATCACCCTTGTCTTATGGCTTTAAATCCATTGCCATAAATGAGTTCTTTGCATCTAGGTGGATGAATAAAACTGTAAGTCATCTCTTCATGACTCAAAACCATAAAATGAAGTATATAAGCAATTTATTAAATTTTCATGCTCACAGAGTTCGGATAATGTGACTAAATTGGGCATAGCCATACTTGAAAATATGGATATCCCAACCGAAGAAAGCTGGTTCTGGATCGGTGCTGCCTCTATTCTAGGTTTTGCGATTCTCTTCAATATCCTATTCACTTTTTCTCTCATGTATTTAAAACGTAAGTTTTTGTACTCCCACCTAAAATACTTAAACCGTAATATTTATGTGGTATCTTTGGTATTATTAACTAAGTTTCTTGATACTAAAATTAACTGGATCAGCCCCTGGGAACCCACAAGTAACTGTATCGGAAGAAACAGCCATTGGAAGTAGTTCGAGTAAGAAAACCGTTTTGAAAACAGAGAAATTTATACATATACTCGCATAGTTAATATCATATCTCCTGATGATATATATGATTTCTGCAGATAGAAAAATAGAAATGCAGCTTCTAAGAAGTGAATCTAACTCTCACGGTTCGAATGTTGTTGCTCGTAAAAAGGGAATGGGTTATACGTTTACTCCACTAGCCATATCATTTGACAATATCAATTACTATGTTGATATGCCCCAAGTAAATTCCATTATTCGATTATGGAACGTCTCTTATGTTTGATGTTTTTTAAACTAATGTTGATGAAACAGGAAATGAGAGAACAAGGGAGGACGGAAGATAGGTTGCAATTACTTCGTGAAGTTACAGGTGCTTTTAGACCGGGAGTACTAACTGCATTAATGGGAGTCACTGGAGCTGGTAAAACGACATTAATGGATGTTTTAGCGGGAAGAAAAACGGGCGGTTATATTGAAGGAGATATAAGAATATCAGGATTTCCGAAAAGACAAGAAACATTTGCAAGAATTTCAGGATATTGTGAACAAACGGATATTCACTCTCCTCAAGTCACTGTTTATGAATCTTTGATTTATTCGGCTTTCCTTCGTCTCCCAAGAGAAGTAAAAGATGACGAGAAGATGGTAAGGTTGCTTTCAGCTATTTTTGTTAACAAACTACAAAGAAAATATCAAGGTtgtaaagtcgcgagtcggggacgaacAGGGACCTTGAAGGGACGAGCTGGTTGGGTATCAATGAGACTGGGACGAGTCGGGCGTTGACCAACGGTGACTTATAGTAATAGATAATTTAAACacacataaatatttcaaacataaaaCCTAAATATTCAAATATAGATATAGGGCACAAAATCTAACTTTCAACAATATTAAAATTTTGATCAACTTTAACTTTGACTGACTCAGACCAACTCAGACCGACTCTGTCGACTTTTAAACAATATAGTAAGGTGTGAATTTCTTTGCTCTGCCTTCAGACTTTTGTAGATGAAGTGATGGAGCTAGTTGAACTAGTTAATCTCAAAGATGCAATAGTCGGACTTCCGGGAGTTAGCGGTTTGTCAACCGAACAGAGAAAAAGGCTAACAATTGCAGTGGAGCTTGTTGCTAATCCTTCGATTATCTTTATGGATGAACCTACTTCTGGGCTTGATGCAAGAGCAGCAGCAATTGTTATGAGGGCTGTAAGAAATACTGTTGACACTGGAAGAACTGTAGTTTGTACAATTCATCAACCGAGCATCGATATTTTTGAATCTTTTGATGAGTTGCTACTCATGAAAGTAGGAGGACAAGTGATATATGCAGGACCCTTAGGACAAAATTCTCAAAAGCTCGTTGAATATTTTGAGGTATTTCACTTTCTTATTGTACAAACTATGAAGATGTAAAACTATATGACACAGCAATCAAAGACTAACAAATAACTAATTACGTGATTAGGCAATTCCCGGGGTACCAAAAATTCCTGAAGAATATAATCCAGCAACATGGATATTGGAACTTAGTTCGCGTGATGCAGAGATGCGACTTGGTATCGATCTTTCTAAgcactatgaatcatcatctttgtATGAGTAAgtaatatttgttattattattattactagaagatTATCTCAAACATTATCTAACTTATCAACATTTTTCGACCATACATGTAGAAGGAACAAGGCGTTAGTGATGGAGTTAAGCTCACCACCTCCCGAAGCGGTAGATATTCATTTTCAAACACGATACTCTCAAACATCGTGGGGCCAATTCAAGTGTTGTCTTTGGAAAATGTGGTGCAGTTATTGGAGAAATCCCGATTATAATCTTATTCGCAACATTTTCACCTTAGCTGCTGCAATCATGCTTGGGACCGTGTTCTGGAATATTGGAAAGAAAAGGTCACTCTTATATACATTAACATAACATGAATTCTATTGATTTAGTGAAGTTAGTCTTCTGATTATTTATCTTATATTCAGAGAAAGTGACAACAATTTGAACACTATAATCGGGGCCATGTATAGTTCTGTGTTCTTCATTGGTATAAACAATTGCGAGATTGTGCAGCCAGTTGTCGCCACAGAAAGAACGGTATTCTATCGAGAAAGAGCTGCTGGGATGTACTCGTCGTTCCAATACGCCATGGCACAGGTTATAATTTTAACAAATATTCATATGTTTACATAAAAGAACCTAATATAATATTCAATGGTTTTATATCCTAAGAAACGGCGATTTATTCAGGTGTTTGTTGAGATCCCATACGTGCTCTTTCAAACGACATATTACACTCTTATAGTCTACTCAATGATGTCATTCAAATGGGAAGTAGTCAAATTTTTTTGGTTCTTCTTCATCACTTTCTTTTCATTTCTCTACTTCACATACTACGGAATGATGAGTGTATCTATCACACCGAACGAACAAATGGCAGCAGTAGTTGCAGCCTCATTCTATTCACTCTTCAATCTTTTTTCAGGGTTTTTCATCCCCTTACCTGTACGTCATCTTCCATTTTTATGCATATTGCTCaatcattttatttttttgtccTTTAGATCATAATTTGATTTGTTGTTAACTTTCAGAAAATACCAAAGTGGTGGGTGTGGTACTACTGGATCTGTCCGGTTGCTTGGAGTACAAGCGGATTCATTATTTCACAATACCATGATGTTGAGGACACGATTAAGGTGCCCGGTATGTCATATGACCCgcctataagtttgtatattaaagatCATTATGGTTATAATTTAGATTTCATGAGGCCCATTGCTGCTGTTCTTGTTGGTTATTGCATATTGTTTGCATTTGTCTATGCCTTGTGCTTAAGGCTATTGAATTTCCAAATTAGATGACCTATATCAGTTGCTCATCCCTCATGTATGTTTATGTATTTTTCATATTTTATTATGAAATTGTAGATTGTACTGATAACTGAATTATTGCATAATACTATGTGAAGAAGTCCTACTCAGAGTTTTGTTAAGTGTGTTTCCACATCAAATTCTATGTTTGTATACACTGAAAATATGAACTGAAGCTGTTGTACCACATACATCAACGAGTCAGATTTAAAAAACGGGTCAGATTTAAAAAACGAGACAAACATAGCAAAGCTGACCCAAAGTAAGGAAAACGGGTTAATTTGTATGATGTTTTATGCTCTCTGGACGAATTTGAACAGGTCATTCAAAGAATCTTTGGAGTAGAAAGTATAGGTACAAGCGGGTTGTATTCCAACTTTAACAGCCTGACATCTACCGCTAGTTGTCCACCGGCTCATTATATGCTGGTCGTTGACCCTCTTGAACTGTCCCTCATCTGGCCCTTTTTCGAAAGCTGAACGTTATGACCCATGACCCCTTTAAACCAAAACCCGTTCGACCGTGAGCCCAGACCTGCCCATTTTTCAACCATTTAACCACAACTATATACATAATATGCATCTGGCAAATGTAGTCAGGGGCAGAACTATGTGAAGAGAAAAAGGTTGTGCCTTCCAAACATTTGAGTTAATTAGcctaacatttataatatataaggGTAAAAAAAATCTACTTCAATGACCTTGAGCCTAATCTGtcatctaacactcccccgcagtccgaacggcgaaatcgcgaaagttcggacTGGACGGAATCACGGAAAAACGCTAACAAGTAAACAAAATAAACAAAAGGTACTTTTTTTTATTTGTGACACTAAATAGATTAGATTGATATTCGCTGATTTGGAGTAACATATtacagctctgataccatgttacacAATAAAAACTCcgtaaatattattttatattatattgcgATATATATAGAGTACATAACCCTAAAAGCTACATAAACCCTAAAGGACCCAAGCCTACATATTGGACTTGAGCCTAACCTATCATCTAACAGTCCAGATATGTTGAAGATATGATCCAAGTATCTAGGCTTGGTTAGAATGATACATATTGTATATATTAATCCTAACAAGCCTAGTTATAGAACTTGTGGGCATATCCCAACGATTCCCCCATGTTCTTTGTGTTATGAGATACGGAGTGGTCATGGGTTCGATACTTAGGTCATCGGGTTCGGGGTTCTGCCCGAATGTGTGtaatacgtgcaaatgatgagggtcgttaagATAAATGATCAACTGATGCCAAaaatttgccgttaaaaaaaacaaACCTAGTTATAGGCAAGTTAGAATAAGTTTATTCTAACAAAGTCAAGATGGGTAAACCTTGAGGGCTATATTTGCCATATGTCAACAGTAGTATAATTATAAAAAGGCAGATTAGATTTATTATTTgtattcaatattaatattaatttcacTTGAACTTTTTTTTTTTCCTCTAATTATTACAGGGTTTACTCTTTGATTCTATTCGTTCTTTGAACTCCGGACAGAATGATTGTGTTCATACTTCTTGATGAACAGTTTGTAAGTTGTTCCATAAAGGTTTGTGTTTGTAAGTAACGTCCTTAAGCGAATTGTAAACAATTGCTTATTAACTAACACCATTTGAGAATTATTTCTCTTGATAATCATCACAAAGTAGGCCTGAAGCCCTGAAGGTACATGCTTAGCCTATCTAGATAGATTTCATTGTAAATTCAATAGTAGAAATGTTTACTTGTTTATCTAAGTTGATTAATTTTATTCGCACATAATAAGACATTGTCTTCCTTTCTTTTTCTCCACCCATCATTCCATTTTGGTTTACGGTTTCTCATGTCTATATGATTTATCTGAGGTAGAGATCGAGTTTCAAAAATTAGTCAATGATCTTATTTAAAAGATTAGGAGTTATTCAAGAGTAAAATTAGTCAATGATCTTATTTAAAAGATTAGGAGTTATTCAAGAGTATTAGGAGTAACTAGATTCGGatcggcccgcgcgttgcggcagGGTTTTTCGGATTGCATATTCATAGTTAACATAGCgttattgttgagtccccaaaataattaaggatttaattatgacaaaactgtaatttatttgcaccaaaatgttatgtgcagctgtaacatcccgttttctcctTACATGTCTTAAGGTACATATTTGATCGTTAGAACGTCTATAGTTCGTTTGCTTATGTGATTAAACGATTTATAGTgttagttgatatatatatatatatatatatatatatatatatatatatatatatatatatatatatatatatatatatatacgcatatggaTGTATACGTGTAGTTTAAGTGTTTATGTGAAGCTAAAATGGGGTGTACGAGTCGGGTTATGACATTTGGGTTTGTAAACTAAAAGTTGGTCAAAAGTGGGCGTTGGGCCGCGCCGCGGCGGGCACCTCCGCGTCGCGACATATAACGTTAATCAAGAATCAGGAACCAGATTAAACAGCTCGAATCTTatgttaaatgccgcgccgcggcaaaggtgGTCGCGCTGCGACCCTACTGGTGAGCTGaatcgtttttctgatttaaaaatAGGTGGTtcgagggtattttcgtcttttcgcgTGTGGATCAGAATTGTGGCTCAAATTtcagccacttatctcatttaattcattttcttttctcttttctttccattttctcttccaaaacataaaacccatttggattaaaagtgagattcgaaggtgaagacttgtgattcgatctttggagcaaataggaaatttgttttcctcgttcttagctacgacttgatagtattggtaagtcttaacctcgtgttttgagttttagttaacttatggctagggtttgtccatttgagacttg from Rutidosis leptorrhynchoides isolate AG116_Rl617_1_P2 chromosome 9, CSIRO_AGI_Rlap_v1, whole genome shotgun sequence harbors:
- the LOC139866629 gene encoding ABC transporter G family member 29-like isoform X1; translated protein: MTLICLLLVLVVVALGLHILPPILVEGEITYNGHKLTEFESRRTSAYISQNDVHVGEMTVKETLEFSARCQGVGKRLEMLEEIVRRETQAGISAESDVDAFMKGTTIEEDAGSLITYYTLRILGLDTCRDTFVGDPMIRGISGGEKKRVTTGEMLVGPAKTLFMDEISTGLDSSTTFRMVKCLQQIVHITESTIMMSLLQPAPEIFELFDDIILLSEGQIVYQGPRENALEFFEGCGFTCPERKGIADFLQEVTSRKDQEQYWADKSIPYKYIPVNEFQQRFRSSYVGKKLKYELEIPYDMSRSHKSALVFKKYFVSKWDLLKVSWNKEWLLLKRNIYIHIFKSVQFFMLAFIGMTVYFRTRMHTRDEQDGTLYTGALLYSLIVNMFNGFGELSLTIVRLPVIYKQRDLLFHPPWAYTLPTFLLHVPICFIETTAWMVILYYGVDLAPEPSRFFKHFLLIFLIQNMAGGFFRLIAGVCRTMNMANAGGSLLVLLIFLFGCFIRPKSQIPKILEWATWLSPLSYGFKSIAINEFFASRWMNKTSSDNVTKLGIAILENMDIPTEESWFWIGAASILGFAILFNILFTFSLMYLKPPGNPQVTVSEETAIGSSSNRKIEMQLLRSESNSHGSNVVARKKGMGYTFTPLAISFDNINYYVDMPQEMREQGRTEDRLQLLREVTGAFRPGVLTALMGVTGAGKTTLMDVLAGRKTGGYIEGDIRISGFPKRQETFARISGYCEQTDIHSPQVTVYESLIYSAFLRLPREVKDDEKMTFVDEVMELVELVNLKDAIVGLPGVSGLSTEQRKRLTIAVELVANPSIIFMDEPTSGLDARAAAIVMRAVRNTVDTGRTVVCTIHQPSIDIFESFDELLLMKVGGQVIYAGPLGQNSQKLVEYFEAIPGVPKIPEEYNPATWILELSSRDAEMRLGIDLSKHYESSSLYERNKALVMELSSPPPEAVDIHFQTRYSQTSWGQFKCCLWKMWCSYWRNPDYNLIRNIFTLAAAIMLGTVFWNIGKKRESDNNLNTIIGAMYSSVFFIGINNCEIVQPVVATERTVFYRERAAGMYSSFQYAMAQVFVEIPYVLFQTTYYTLIVYSMMSFKWEVVKFFWFFFITFFSFLYFTYYGMMSVSITPNEQMAAVVAASFYSLFNLFSGFFIPLPKIPKWWVWYYWICPVAWSTSGFIISQYHDVEDTIKVPGMSYDPPISLYIKDHYGYNLDFMRPIAAVLVGYCILFAFVYALCLRLLNFQIR
- the LOC139866629 gene encoding ABC transporter G family member 29-like isoform X2, translating into MTVKETLEFSARCQGVGKRLEMLEEIVRRETQAGISAESDVDAFMKGTTIEEDAGSLITYYTLRILGLDTCRDTFVGDPMIRGISGGEKKRVTTGEMLVGPAKTLFMDEISTGLDSSTTFRMVKCLQQIVHITESTIMMSLLQPAPEIFELFDDIILLSEGQIVYQGPRENALEFFEGCGFTCPERKGIADFLQEVTSRKDQEQYWADKSIPYKYIPVNEFQQRFRSSYVGKKLKYELEIPYDMSRSHKSALVFKKYFVSKWDLLKVSWNKEWLLLKRNIYIHIFKSVQFFMLAFIGMTVYFRTRMHTRDEQDGTLYTGALLYSLIVNMFNGFGELSLTIVRLPVIYKQRDLLFHPPWAYTLPTFLLHVPICFIETTAWMVILYYGVDLAPEPSRFFKHFLLIFLIQNMAGGFFRLIAGVCRTMNMANAGGSLLVLLIFLFGCFIRPKSQIPKILEWATWLSPLSYGFKSIAINEFFASRWMNKTSSDNVTKLGIAILENMDIPTEESWFWIGAASILGFAILFNILFTFSLMYLKPPGNPQVTVSEETAIGSSSNRKIEMQLLRSESNSHGSNVVARKKGMGYTFTPLAISFDNINYYVDMPQEMREQGRTEDRLQLLREVTGAFRPGVLTALMGVTGAGKTTLMDVLAGRKTGGYIEGDIRISGFPKRQETFARISGYCEQTDIHSPQVTVYESLIYSAFLRLPREVKDDEKMTFVDEVMELVELVNLKDAIVGLPGVSGLSTEQRKRLTIAVELVANPSIIFMDEPTSGLDARAAAIVMRAVRNTVDTGRTVVCTIHQPSIDIFESFDELLLMKVGGQVIYAGPLGQNSQKLVEYFEAIPGVPKIPEEYNPATWILELSSRDAEMRLGIDLSKHYESSSLYERNKALVMELSSPPPEAVDIHFQTRYSQTSWGQFKCCLWKMWCSYWRNPDYNLIRNIFTLAAAIMLGTVFWNIGKKRESDNNLNTIIGAMYSSVFFIGINNCEIVQPVVATERTVFYRERAAGMYSSFQYAMAQVFVEIPYVLFQTTYYTLIVYSMMSFKWEVVKFFWFFFITFFSFLYFTYYGMMSVSITPNEQMAAVVAASFYSLFNLFSGFFIPLPKIPKWWVWYYWICPVAWSTSGFIISQYHDVEDTIKVPGMSYDPPISLYIKDHYGYNLDFMRPIAAVLVGYCILFAFVYALCLRLLNFQIR
- the LOC139866629 gene encoding ABC transporter G family member 29-like isoform X3 produces the protein MKGTTIEEDAGSLITYYTLRILGLDTCRDTFVGDPMIRGISGGEKKRVTTGEMLVGPAKTLFMDEISTGLDSSTTFRMVKCLQQIVHITESTIMMSLLQPAPEIFELFDDIILLSEGQIVYQGPRENALEFFEGCGFTCPERKGIADFLQEVTSRKDQEQYWADKSIPYKYIPVNEFQQRFRSSYVGKKLKYELEIPYDMSRSHKSALVFKKYFVSKWDLLKVSWNKEWLLLKRNIYIHIFKSVQFFMLAFIGMTVYFRTRMHTRDEQDGTLYTGALLYSLIVNMFNGFGELSLTIVRLPVIYKQRDLLFHPPWAYTLPTFLLHVPICFIETTAWMVILYYGVDLAPEPSRFFKHFLLIFLIQNMAGGFFRLIAGVCRTMNMANAGGSLLVLLIFLFGCFIRPKSQIPKILEWATWLSPLSYGFKSIAINEFFASRWMNKTSSDNVTKLGIAILENMDIPTEESWFWIGAASILGFAILFNILFTFSLMYLKPPGNPQVTVSEETAIGSSSNRKIEMQLLRSESNSHGSNVVARKKGMGYTFTPLAISFDNINYYVDMPQEMREQGRTEDRLQLLREVTGAFRPGVLTALMGVTGAGKTTLMDVLAGRKTGGYIEGDIRISGFPKRQETFARISGYCEQTDIHSPQVTVYESLIYSAFLRLPREVKDDEKMTFVDEVMELVELVNLKDAIVGLPGVSGLSTEQRKRLTIAVELVANPSIIFMDEPTSGLDARAAAIVMRAVRNTVDTGRTVVCTIHQPSIDIFESFDELLLMKVGGQVIYAGPLGQNSQKLVEYFEAIPGVPKIPEEYNPATWILELSSRDAEMRLGIDLSKHYESSSLYERNKALVMELSSPPPEAVDIHFQTRYSQTSWGQFKCCLWKMWCSYWRNPDYNLIRNIFTLAAAIMLGTVFWNIGKKRESDNNLNTIIGAMYSSVFFIGINNCEIVQPVVATERTVFYRERAAGMYSSFQYAMAQVFVEIPYVLFQTTYYTLIVYSMMSFKWEVVKFFWFFFITFFSFLYFTYYGMMSVSITPNEQMAAVVAASFYSLFNLFSGFFIPLPKIPKWWVWYYWICPVAWSTSGFIISQYHDVEDTIKVPGMSYDPPISLYIKDHYGYNLDFMRPIAAVLVGYCILFAFVYALCLRLLNFQIR
- the LOC139866629 gene encoding ABC transporter G family member 29-like isoform X4, giving the protein MRILGLDTCRDTFVGDPMIRGISGGEKKRVTTGEMLVGPAKTLFMDEISTGLDSSTTFRMVKCLQQIVHITESTIMMSLLQPAPEIFELFDDIILLSEGQIVYQGPRENALEFFEGCGFTCPERKGIADFLQEVTSRKDQEQYWADKSIPYKYIPVNEFQQRFRSSYVGKKLKYELEIPYDMSRSHKSALVFKKYFVSKWDLLKVSWNKEWLLLKRNIYIHIFKSVQFFMLAFIGMTVYFRTRMHTRDEQDGTLYTGALLYSLIVNMFNGFGELSLTIVRLPVIYKQRDLLFHPPWAYTLPTFLLHVPICFIETTAWMVILYYGVDLAPEPSRFFKHFLLIFLIQNMAGGFFRLIAGVCRTMNMANAGGSLLVLLIFLFGCFIRPKSQIPKILEWATWLSPLSYGFKSIAINEFFASRWMNKTSSDNVTKLGIAILENMDIPTEESWFWIGAASILGFAILFNILFTFSLMYLKPPGNPQVTVSEETAIGSSSNRKIEMQLLRSESNSHGSNVVARKKGMGYTFTPLAISFDNINYYVDMPQEMREQGRTEDRLQLLREVTGAFRPGVLTALMGVTGAGKTTLMDVLAGRKTGGYIEGDIRISGFPKRQETFARISGYCEQTDIHSPQVTVYESLIYSAFLRLPREVKDDEKMTFVDEVMELVELVNLKDAIVGLPGVSGLSTEQRKRLTIAVELVANPSIIFMDEPTSGLDARAAAIVMRAVRNTVDTGRTVVCTIHQPSIDIFESFDELLLMKVGGQVIYAGPLGQNSQKLVEYFEAIPGVPKIPEEYNPATWILELSSRDAEMRLGIDLSKHYESSSLYERNKALVMELSSPPPEAVDIHFQTRYSQTSWGQFKCCLWKMWCSYWRNPDYNLIRNIFTLAAAIMLGTVFWNIGKKRESDNNLNTIIGAMYSSVFFIGINNCEIVQPVVATERTVFYRERAAGMYSSFQYAMAQVFVEIPYVLFQTTYYTLIVYSMMSFKWEVVKFFWFFFITFFSFLYFTYYGMMSVSITPNEQMAAVVAASFYSLFNLFSGFFIPLPKIPKWWVWYYWICPVAWSTSGFIISQYHDVEDTIKVPGMSYDPPISLYIKDHYGYNLDFMRPIAAVLVGYCILFAFVYALCLRLLNFQIR